Proteins from a genomic interval of Mycolicibacterium grossiae:
- a CDS encoding DsbA family protein, with protein MRRIGPLLAIATLLLALTGCSRAVEGLARPDPLRAPVAFTDDGYGIRAGFDDAPVEVEIYTEPQCRHCADLQADFGDQLAHYIATGQLAVTYRPLTFLDTPPATYSAAVVNAMVEAASPGDGDAPATAGPQFQRFVTALWTHRGAAATPTEMADLARAAGIPVPQVRRIAEGAMAFDAAGASDANFGFLYDIDPVEPGTPTVYDLTHDEKLDVYDDAWLTSLMSS; from the coding sequence ATGCGCCGGATCGGTCCGCTGCTCGCCATCGCGACCCTCCTCCTCGCGCTGACCGGCTGCAGCCGCGCCGTCGAGGGCCTCGCCCGACCGGACCCGCTCCGGGCGCCGGTCGCATTCACCGACGACGGCTACGGCATCCGCGCCGGCTTCGACGACGCGCCGGTCGAGGTCGAGATCTACACCGAGCCGCAGTGCCGCCACTGCGCCGACCTGCAGGCCGACTTCGGCGACCAGCTCGCGCACTACATCGCGACCGGCCAGTTGGCCGTCACCTACCGCCCGCTGACGTTCCTCGACACCCCGCCCGCCACGTACTCCGCCGCCGTGGTCAACGCGATGGTCGAGGCGGCGAGCCCCGGGGACGGCGACGCGCCCGCGACCGCCGGTCCGCAGTTCCAGCGGTTCGTCACCGCGCTGTGGACTCACCGGGGCGCCGCGGCGACGCCCACCGAGATGGCGGACCTGGCTCGCGCCGCGGGCATTCCCGTGCCGCAGGTTCGGCGGATCGCCGAGGGCGCGATGGCGTTCGACGCCGCCGGCGCCTCGGATGCGAACTTCGGCTTCCTCTACGACATCGACCCGGTCGAGCCCGGTACGCCCACGGTGTACGACCTGACCCACGACGAGAAGCTCGACGTCTACGACGACGCCTGGCTGACCTCGCTGATGTCC
- a CDS encoding glycosyltransferase family 4 protein, producing MRVAIVAESFLPNVNGVTNSVLRVIEHLRRTGHEVMVIAPDTPRGQEPADRVHDGVRVHRVPSRMFPGVTSLPLGLPGPRMVGVLRDFDPDIVHLASPALLGWGGVHAARYLDIPTVAVFQTDVAGFAESYGIGVLSRASWAWTRRLHGKADRTLAPSTAAMEDLVAHRIPRVHHWGRGVDVTGFVPSARDDALRARWSPDGRPVVGFVGRLAPEKHVERLAVLEKRGDVKLVVVGDGVDQAKLRALMPSAVFTGALYGAELAAAYASMDVFVHPGEHETFCQAVQEAMASGLPVIAPNAGGPRDLVTPMHTGLLLGVDEFEAKLPGAVAHLLAERQRYSVAARRSVLGRTWPAVCAQLVEHYDSVLGLRGAKAA from the coding sequence GTGCGCGTTGCCATCGTCGCCGAGAGCTTCCTGCCCAACGTCAACGGCGTGACCAACTCGGTGCTCCGGGTGATCGAACACCTCCGCCGCACGGGTCACGAGGTCATGGTCATCGCCCCGGACACCCCGCGCGGGCAGGAGCCCGCCGACCGCGTGCACGACGGTGTCCGCGTACACCGCGTACCGTCGCGGATGTTCCCCGGCGTGACGTCGCTGCCGCTCGGGCTGCCGGGACCGCGGATGGTCGGCGTACTCCGCGACTTCGACCCCGACATCGTGCATCTCGCATCGCCCGCGCTGCTCGGCTGGGGCGGCGTCCACGCCGCTCGTTATCTCGACATCCCCACCGTGGCCGTGTTCCAGACCGACGTCGCCGGCTTCGCCGAGAGCTACGGCATCGGCGTCCTGTCGCGCGCGTCGTGGGCGTGGACCCGGCGGCTGCACGGCAAGGCCGACCGCACGCTCGCGCCGTCGACCGCGGCGATGGAGGACCTCGTCGCGCACCGCATCCCGCGGGTGCACCACTGGGGTCGCGGCGTGGACGTCACCGGCTTCGTGCCGTCGGCCCGCGACGACGCGCTGCGGGCGCGCTGGTCGCCCGATGGCAGGCCGGTGGTCGGCTTCGTCGGCCGGTTGGCGCCGGAGAAGCACGTCGAACGGCTCGCCGTTCTGGAGAAGCGTGGCGACGTGAAGCTGGTCGTGGTCGGCGACGGCGTCGACCAGGCCAAGCTGCGTGCGCTCATGCCGTCGGCGGTGTTCACCGGTGCGCTGTACGGCGCCGAGTTGGCTGCTGCCTACGCCAGCATGGACGTGTTCGTGCACCCCGGGGAGCACGAGACGTTCTGCCAGGCCGTGCAGGAGGCGATGGCATCCGGGCTGCCGGTCATCGCGCCCAACGCCGGCGGCCCTCGGGACCTGGTGACGCCCATGCACACCGGGCTGCTGCTCGGGGTCGACGAGTTCGAGGCCAAGCTGCCCGGCGCGGTGGCGCACCTGCTCGCCGAGCGGCAGCGCTACTCGGTTGCCGCGCGCCGCAGCGTGCTAGGCCGTACCTGGCCCGCAGTCTGCGCCCAGCTCGTCGAGCACTACGACTCGGTTCTCGGCCTCCGCGGCGCCAAGGCCGCCTAG